The proteins below come from a single Chryseobacterium bernardetii genomic window:
- a CDS encoding adenylosuccinate synthase, with the protein MSTYVVVGLQYGDEGKGKITDVLSAKSDYVVRFQGGDNAGHTVYVGDEKFVLHLLPSGVLQCKGKCIIANGVVVNPKSFIKEVGQIESKGLRTDHIFISRRAHVIMPYHILLDTYREEEHGGTQIGTTKKGIGPCYEDKIARVGIRMVDLLNPEILREKIEKNLKVKNSLFEKYYGKPALDVEEIYNEFLEIGKQLQDRIVDTELELNEAIHEGKNVLFEGAQALMLDIDFGTYPYVTSSSPSTGGVCTGAGVPPTSLQNLIGVAKAYCTRVGNGPFPSELDNELGEKIRQIGGEFGATTGRPRRTGWLDLVSLKHACMINGINNLVITKLDVLTGIENLKIVTHYKTEDGKIIDYFTSSTTKLYDYEPIYQDLPGWEEDITKARSYDELPANAQKYIEFIEKYLGINVYLVSVGPERSQNIIRKELF; encoded by the coding sequence ATGTCAACTTATGTAGTTGTAGGTCTTCAGTACGGAGATGAAGGCAAAGGTAAAATCACGGATGTTTTATCAGCAAAATCAGACTATGTGGTGCGCTTCCAGGGTGGAGACAACGCAGGTCACACGGTATACGTTGGTGATGAAAAATTCGTTCTGCACCTTCTTCCTTCAGGAGTTCTTCAATGCAAAGGGAAATGTATCATTGCAAACGGAGTAGTGGTAAACCCTAAGTCTTTTATTAAAGAAGTTGGTCAGATCGAAAGCAAAGGCTTGAGAACAGACCATATTTTTATCAGCAGAAGAGCGCATGTTATTATGCCTTACCACATCCTTTTGGATACTTACCGTGAAGAGGAACACGGTGGAACTCAGATCGGAACAACCAAAAAAGGAATCGGACCTTGTTATGAAGATAAAATCGCAAGGGTCGGAATCAGAATGGTTGACCTATTAAATCCTGAGATTTTAAGAGAAAAAATTGAGAAAAACTTAAAAGTTAAAAACTCTCTTTTTGAAAAATATTATGGAAAACCAGCTTTAGATGTTGAGGAAATCTACAATGAATTTTTAGAGATCGGAAAACAGCTTCAGGACAGAATTGTAGATACGGAACTTGAACTGAATGAAGCTATTCATGAAGGAAAGAATGTGTTGTTCGAAGGAGCACAGGCTTTAATGCTTGACATTGATTTTGGTACTTATCCATACGTTACTTCGTCTTCTCCATCTACAGGAGGAGTTTGTACAGGAGCAGGAGTACCGCCAACTTCACTTCAGAATCTTATCGGGGTTGCAAAAGCATATTGTACAAGAGTAGGAAACGGCCCTTTCCCTTCTGAATTAGACAACGAGTTAGGGGAAAAGATTAGACAAATCGGTGGTGAATTCGGAGCTACTACAGGCAGACCAAGAAGAACAGGTTGGTTAGACCTTGTTTCTTTAAAGCATGCTTGTATGATTAACGGAATCAACAATCTTGTGATTACAAAACTTGACGTACTTACAGGCATTGAAAACCTGAAAATTGTTACTCATTACAAAACAGAAGATGGAAAGATCATCGATTACTTCACTTCTTCTACTACAAAACTGTATGATTATGAGCCAATTTACCAGGATTTACCAGGTTGGGAGGAAGATATTACAAAGGCGAGAAGCTATGATGAACTTCCTGCAAACGCTCAGAAATATATCGAATTTATTGAGAAATACTTGGGAATTAACGTTTATTTAGTTTCTGTAGGCCCAGAAAGAAGCCAGAACATCATCAGAAAAGAATTATTCTAA
- a CDS encoding energy transducer TonB: protein MKHHNQNQEFRFNEVLFEHRNKEYGAYVLRNESDRILTKALFIGVSLMAAVSITPAVISALKGPSITEQIIACDFGPIDIKNVDTPEVIPPIETVKPATAPDAKTFDSTVPTPSRKAQDNVKNDPVPDDAVAGFKNDFKGNVVPQNTYVPTTAPTGPVINTPPPTIQEPVDKNKIVEAGELGVEANFKGGIDSFRNKVMNSFDGSGFESEEILKTMVTFIVEMDGTISGVKANGTNADFNNEAIRTVKAISNKGTWIPAKNKKGEFVRSYFKFPISMKFDN, encoded by the coding sequence ATGAAACACCATAATCAGAACCAGGAATTTCGTTTTAACGAAGTTCTTTTTGAGCACCGCAACAAAGAATACGGGGCCTATGTATTAAGAAACGAATCAGATAGAATATTAACCAAAGCACTTTTTATAGGAGTAAGCCTAATGGCTGCAGTTTCTATTACACCAGCTGTAATTTCTGCTTTAAAAGGGCCAAGTATTACAGAGCAGATTATTGCTTGTGATTTTGGACCAATTGATATCAAAAATGTAGATACACCAGAAGTGATACCACCAATTGAAACTGTAAAACCAGCCACTGCTCCAGATGCAAAAACATTTGACAGCACAGTTCCAACACCATCACGCAAAGCTCAGGACAATGTAAAAAATGATCCTGTTCCGGATGACGCTGTAGCTGGCTTTAAAAATGATTTTAAAGGCAATGTAGTACCTCAAAATACGTATGTACCAACAACCGCACCTACAGGGCCGGTAATCAATACGCCACCACCAACAATTCAGGAACCTGTTGATAAGAATAAAATTGTAGAAGCAGGAGAGCTTGGTGTAGAAGCCAATTTTAAAGGCGGAATAGATTCTTTCAGAAACAAAGTAATGAACAGCTTCGATGGTTCAGGTTTCGAATCAGAAGAAATACTAAAAACTATGGTTACATTCATTGTAGAAATGGATGGAACAATTTCAGGGGTAAAAGCTAACGGAACCAATGCCGATTTTAACAATGAGGCCATCAGAACAGTGAAGGCAATTTCAAACAAAGGAACCTGGATTCCTGCCAAAAACAAAAAAGGTGAATTTGTAAGAAGTTACTTCAAGTTTCCAATCTCCATGAAGTTTGATAATTAA
- a CDS encoding ParA family protein: MAKIIGIANQKGGVGKTTTAVNLAAALGVLEKRILIIDADPQANATSGLGVEDVQYSTYNLLEHSADTKACIKRTATPNLDIIPSHIDLVAAEIELVDKEDREYMLKKALASVRDDYDYIIIDCAPSLGLITVNALTAADSVIIPIQCEYFALEGLGKLLNTVKNVQKIHNKDLGIEGLLLTMYDSRLRLSNQVVEEVNLHFPEMVFETIISRNVRLSEAPSFGESILNYDAESKGAVQYIQLAEEVLLKNENLVKN; encoded by the coding sequence ATGGCAAAAATCATAGGTATTGCTAATCAAAAAGGTGGAGTAGGAAAAACTACTACAGCTGTAAACTTAGCAGCAGCATTAGGAGTATTGGAAAAAAGAATATTGATTATTGACGCTGACCCTCAGGCCAATGCTACATCTGGGTTGGGAGTAGAAGATGTTCAGTATTCCACATATAATCTACTGGAGCATAGTGCAGATACAAAAGCCTGTATCAAAAGAACGGCAACGCCGAATCTGGATATTATTCCATCACATATTGACCTGGTAGCAGCAGAGATTGAATTGGTAGACAAAGAAGATCGTGAATATATGCTGAAAAAAGCTTTGGCCAGTGTAAGAGATGATTATGACTATATTATCATTGATTGTGCTCCGAGTTTAGGTCTAATTACCGTGAATGCCCTTACGGCAGCAGATTCTGTAATTATCCCGATCCAGTGTGAGTATTTCGCATTAGAAGGACTTGGAAAACTTCTGAATACCGTTAAAAATGTTCAGAAGATCCATAACAAAGATCTTGGAATAGAAGGTCTTCTTCTTACGATGTACGACAGCAGATTAAGGCTGTCTAATCAGGTAGTGGAAGAAGTAAATCTTCACTTTCCTGAAATGGTTTTTGAAACCATCATCAGCAGAAACGTAAGATTGAGCGAAGCGCCAAGTTTCGGAGAAAGTATCCTGAACTATGACGCAGAAAGCAAAGGAGCAGTTCAGTATATTCAGTTAGCTGAAGAAGTTCTTTTAAAGAACGAAAACTTAGTAAAGAATTAA
- a CDS encoding ParB/RepB/Spo0J family partition protein, with product MKDKKRAMGRGLGAILSAESKATVNSATDEGADKFVGNIVEVALEDIYPNPTQPRTYFDEKALEELAQSIKNLGIIQPITLRKDGEKFEIISGERRYRASKIAGLTTVPAYIRLVNDQELLEMALVENIQREDLDAIEIALTYHRLLEEIGLTQENLSQRIGKDRSTITNSIRLLRLNPDIQNAIRSGEISAGHGRAIISVESEEDQQVLFDLIIKEKLNVRQAEQAAAALKNPKSAAAKKAKAELSNNYKRAQKTIADILDVKVEIKASGNGKKGKIVLDFKNEEELEYILSHIK from the coding sequence ATGAAGGACAAAAAAAGAGCTATGGGACGCGGCTTGGGCGCCATTTTAAGTGCAGAATCCAAAGCAACTGTCAACTCCGCTACAGATGAGGGAGCAGACAAGTTTGTGGGAAATATTGTAGAAGTTGCGCTTGAAGATATATATCCGAACCCAACGCAGCCGAGAACTTATTTTGATGAAAAAGCATTAGAAGAATTAGCACAGTCTATTAAAAACTTAGGGATCATTCAGCCGATTACTCTAAGAAAAGACGGTGAAAAATTCGAGATTATATCCGGGGAAAGACGTTACAGGGCAAGTAAAATTGCAGGTTTAACTACAGTTCCGGCTTATATCCGTTTGGTAAACGACCAGGAGCTTCTTGAGATGGCTCTTGTTGAAAACATTCAGAGAGAAGATCTGGATGCGATTGAAATTGCCCTTACTTATCACAGACTTTTGGAAGAAATTGGTCTTACTCAGGAAAATCTTAGCCAGAGAATAGGAAAAGACAGAAGTACCATTACCAATTCAATAAGGCTTTTAAGATTGAATCCTGATATTCAGAATGCCATCAGAAGCGGTGAAATTTCTGCGGGACACGGTAGAGCTATTATCAGTGTTGAAAGTGAAGAAGATCAACAGGTTTTATTCGATCTCATCATTAAAGAAAAATTAAATGTTCGCCAGGCTGAACAGGCTGCGGCAGCATTAAAGAATCCAAAGTCTGCAGCGGCTAAAAAAGCAAAAGCAGAACTTTCCAATAACTATAAAAGAGCCCAGAAGACTATCGCTGACATCCTGGATGTAAAAGTGGAAATCAAGGCTTCTGGAAATGGTAAAAAAGGTAAAATTGTTCTGGACTTCAAGAATGAAGAAGAGCTGGAATATATTTTATCCCATATTAAATAA
- a CDS encoding DUF5683 domain-containing protein: MKKIFFTFFLCIAAWAYSQVAPIDTVRIQTPPKEELPVVKPTKTEAKIIEDLEKANGPTKVTVKLNPTRAGLYSAVLPGLGQFYNKKYWKIPIVWGAVGAGVGIAIWNDNQYKKYREYYIAKLNGTPNEFVDARPWLDKKALGNAQDRAKRQRDYAIAITGLIYILNIVDAVVDAHLYESRHDPDLTFKPSVIQDQYGFDAPKTGFALSYRF; the protein is encoded by the coding sequence ATGAAGAAAATATTTTTCACATTTTTCTTGTGTATTGCTGCATGGGCTTATTCACAAGTTGCACCCATTGATACAGTTCGGATACAGACCCCTCCGAAAGAGGAACTTCCTGTGGTAAAACCAACCAAAACGGAGGCTAAAATTATTGAAGATCTTGAAAAAGCCAATGGGCCAACAAAGGTTACAGTAAAACTGAATCCAACCAGGGCCGGTTTATATTCGGCAGTACTACCGGGTTTAGGACAGTTTTACAATAAAAAATACTGGAAAATTCCAATCGTTTGGGGAGCTGTGGGAGCAGGAGTAGGTATTGCGATATGGAATGATAATCAATATAAGAAGTATCGCGAATACTATATTGCCAAGTTAAACGGTACGCCCAATGAATTTGTGGATGCCCGTCCCTGGTTAGATAAAAAAGCGTTAGGGAATGCTCAGGACAGAGCAAAAAGACAAAGGGATTATGCCATCGCCATTACAGGATTGATCTATATATTGAATATTGTAGACGCTGTAGTGGATGCACACCTTTATGAAAGCCGCCATGATCCTGATTTGACCTTTAAGCCATCAGTAATTCAGGATCAGTATGGATTTGATGCCCCAAAAACAGGATTCGCTTTAAGTTATAGATTTTAA
- the dapB gene encoding 4-hydroxy-tetrahydrodipicolinate reductase — MKIALVGYGKMGKIIDEIAQKRGHEVVARLKETPTAENLNNPDVVIEFSLPEVAYDNIKACLENKIPVICGTTGWLDKKAEIEKLAVDNGTAFLYGSNFSLGVNLFFALNEKLADLMKNVDEYSCQLEEIHHIHKKDAPSGTAISIAEGIINNNPKFDAWKLEETEGKQLGIFAVREDEVPGTHSVFYRSGVDEIEIKHTAFNRNGFALGAVVAAEWIKDKKGNFGMKDVLGL; from the coding sequence ATGAAAATAGCATTAGTTGGTTACGGTAAAATGGGTAAGATCATAGATGAGATCGCACAGAAAAGAGGTCATGAAGTTGTTGCCCGCCTGAAGGAAACTCCAACTGCTGAAAATCTTAACAATCCTGATGTTGTTATAGAATTTTCCTTGCCCGAAGTTGCTTATGACAACATCAAAGCATGTCTTGAAAATAAAATCCCGGTAATCTGCGGAACAACAGGGTGGCTGGATAAAAAAGCTGAAATAGAAAAACTGGCTGTAGATAACGGTACAGCATTTCTATATGGCTCAAACTTCAGTTTAGGGGTTAATTTATTCTTTGCTCTGAATGAAAAACTAGCTGATCTGATGAAGAATGTAGACGAATATTCATGTCAGCTGGAAGAAATTCACCACATCCATAAAAAAGATGCCCCAAGCGGAACCGCAATTTCTATAGCAGAAGGGATTATCAATAACAATCCGAAATTTGATGCCTGGAAACTGGAAGAAACAGAAGGTAAACAACTGGGAATTTTCGCAGTTCGTGAAGATGAAGTTCCCGGAACCCATAGTGTTTTCTACAGAAGCGGAGTGGATGAAATTGAGATCAAGCATACCGCATTCAACCGAAATGGCTTTGCATTGGGAGCAGTGGTAGCTGCTGAATGGATTAAAGATAAAAAAGGGAACTTCGGAATGAAAGACGTTTTAGGGCTTTAA
- the lepB gene encoding signal peptidase I, producing the protein MNYFLTYTVYVLILSVLMGISTWKLFKKMGYSPLFAFIPFYNYFIILKETKHPKWWAILSYLPIVGPIMMSVFHLYLVKKFGKTLFKDQILTVILPFIYMATINYSKDVELEDENANDLFLTDEEKEAKKKDTFLGSITFAVVFATIIHVFVTQPFGIPTGSMERTLLVGDFLFVNKWSYGYRLPMRPLAIPFLQGTIMDTGEKGNPKDDPKSYVDGVKLPYTRILQFNKPQKNDVVVFNYPQDSVHTAIDRKDPYVKRCVATAGDTFEMRAGRLFVNGKPETVLGDQEVQHRYIVTTDSQLDIPTLYKAYGFLPVQEIQQNNGGFIYGFQGLTDKIAKDIKELPHVIDMKEDVSVKGEAAIAYRDEAKTRIDTTQSIFPVNKPWNQDWYGPVRIPKKGDVVAINNETLPMFQWIISEYEHNSLEKKNGKIFINGKEANQYTIQQDYYMMVGDNRDASLDARFFGFVPEENIVGKPMFTWMSLQGAFADSSSSYQAPFKIRWDRMFKATNTGEANKTSYWWIAAMILILFFGWEYFVKLFRKKKTEDEL; encoded by the coding sequence ATGAATTATTTTTTAACGTATACAGTGTATGTCCTCATTTTATCCGTATTAATGGGGATTTCAACATGGAAGTTATTTAAGAAAATGGGCTATAGCCCTTTATTTGCATTTATACCTTTCTATAATTATTTTATTATTCTGAAAGAAACAAAACATCCAAAATGGTGGGCTATTCTTTCCTATCTTCCGATTGTGGGTCCAATCATGATGTCTGTTTTCCATCTTTATTTAGTGAAGAAATTCGGAAAAACACTTTTTAAGGATCAGATCCTTACCGTGATTCTTCCATTTATCTATATGGCAACCATTAACTATTCCAAAGATGTAGAGCTGGAAGATGAAAATGCAAATGACCTGTTTCTTACTGATGAAGAAAAAGAAGCAAAAAAGAAAGATACATTTTTGGGGTCTATTACTTTCGCAGTAGTATTTGCAACCATTATTCACGTTTTTGTAACACAGCCGTTCGGAATTCCTACCGGATCTATGGAGAGAACCTTATTAGTAGGAGATTTCCTTTTCGTAAATAAATGGAGCTATGGATACAGACTTCCGATGCGTCCTTTAGCCATACCTTTCCTTCAGGGAACAATCATGGATACAGGAGAGAAGGGAAATCCAAAAGATGACCCTAAATCTTATGTAGACGGAGTAAAACTGCCTTATACAAGAATTTTACAGTTCAATAAGCCACAGAAAAACGATGTTGTAGTTTTCAACTATCCACAGGATTCAGTTCATACAGCAATCGACAGAAAAGATCCCTATGTAAAAAGATGTGTGGCTACAGCAGGTGATACTTTTGAAATGAGAGCCGGAAGACTTTTCGTGAACGGAAAGCCGGAAACCGTTCTGGGAGACCAGGAAGTACAGCACAGATATATTGTAACAACCGACAGTCAGTTAGATATTCCAACCTTATATAAAGCATATGGATTTTTACCGGTTCAGGAAATACAGCAGAATAATGGAGGCTTTATTTATGGCTTTCAGGGGTTAACAGATAAGATTGCGAAAGACATTAAAGAACTTCCTCATGTAATCGACATGAAAGAAGATGTTTCGGTGAAGGGAGAAGCTGCCATAGCTTATAGAGACGAAGCAAAAACCAGAATTGATACAACGCAGTCTATTTTTCCTGTTAACAAACCTTGGAATCAGGATTGGTATGGCCCGGTAAGAATTCCTAAAAAAGGAGATGTGGTAGCCATCAATAATGAAACTCTTCCAATGTTCCAGTGGATCATTTCCGAATATGAGCATAACAGTCTGGAAAAGAAAAACGGAAAGATCTTCATCAACGGAAAAGAAGCTAACCAATATACCATTCAGCAGGATTATTATATGATGGTGGGGGATAACAGAGATGCTTCATTAGATGCAAGATTCTTTGGTTTCGTACCGGAAGAAAATATTGTTGGAAAGCCTATGTTTACATGGATGAGCCTTCAGGGAGCTTTTGCAGACAGCAGTTCTAGCTATCAGGCGCCATTCAAGATCCGTTGGGACAGGATGTTTAAGGCAACAAACACAGGAGAAGCCAATAAGACTTCATACTGGTGGATTGCAGCTATGATTTTAATATTATTCTTCGGTTGGGAGTATTTCGTGAAGTTATTCAGAAAGAAAAAAACAGAAGACGAACTATAA
- a CDS encoding WbqC family protein, which produces MNMKNVLLPVFYMPPVSWFSVFLDAENEIVLEQFENFPKQTYRNRANIYGANGKLSLIIPINHNGKREFKDIEISYREDWRTLHWKSIQTAYQSSPYFEYYEDKFRKIFDLKEKFLLDFNLKGLEIIQQILKTEKAHSLNKEYIKNPEGISFREKFSAKQPSEFQMESYYQTFSDKFGFLEDLSVLDLICNKGPESLAYIKNIKH; this is translated from the coding sequence ATGAATATGAAGAATGTTTTATTGCCGGTATTTTATATGCCACCGGTCTCATGGTTTTCAGTGTTTTTAGATGCTGAAAATGAAATAGTATTGGAGCAGTTTGAAAACTTTCCGAAGCAAACCTATAGAAACAGGGCTAATATCTATGGGGCTAACGGAAAATTATCACTTATTATTCCCATCAATCATAACGGGAAAAGAGAATTTAAAGATATCGAGATTTCTTACAGGGAAGATTGGAGAACACTTCACTGGAAATCAATACAAACAGCGTATCAAAGCTCGCCTTACTTTGAATATTATGAAGATAAGTTCAGAAAGATTTTTGACCTGAAAGAAAAGTTTCTTCTGGATTTTAACCTTAAAGGGTTAGAAATCATCCAACAGATACTGAAGACAGAAAAGGCACACTCTTTGAATAAAGAATATATCAAAAATCCGGAAGGGATCAGTTTCAGAGAAAAATTCTCTGCAAAGCAGCCTTCAGAATTTCAAATGGAAAGTTATTATCAGACCTTCTCAGATAAATTCGGATTTTTAGAAGATTTGTCGGTTCTGGATCTTATCTGTAATAAAGGCCCTGAATCGCTTGCTTATATAAAAAATATAAAACATTAA
- a CDS encoding S8 family serine peptidase, whose protein sequence is MKKVLLAAVFLTGFGFSFAQESKTKSTDPKEDKNLMMWYHKDFATSKVYGVNTENAYKYLESKGLKPKTVIVGVLDSGVQVDHPGLVKNMWTNPNEVPGNGKDDDGNGYIDDIHGWNFIGGKNGDIDIDNMEVTRVVAKYKPLFEGEDSVKNKDNQAKMPEDFAMYMKAKDLFTKKSIESQQNFRTYSMINELIPNMVKLLAGKPVTAENIASIKKPTDQRDAVALEVLSQVSQSPDFKGKSSAEFEEKMKKDMKEAIDHYAPAAKQYDLSYDPRKEIVGDNYDDYSEKNYGNNHYEGPDAEHGTHVAGIIAGLPQGKEIQHGIASKVAKIMTVRAVPNGDERDKDVANAIRYAVDNGAKILNMSFGKPVSPGKNVVWDAFKYAEDKGVLLVKAAGNENEDVAEHLAYPTNYKNVNDEKPFVNNVIVVGASTNDNNALRASFSNFNKKMVDVFAPGERIYSTVKGSKYEYLDGTSMASPVVAGAAAVLLAYMPSLKPDQIIESLKKSSNPSTANGFADFSAAGGVIDVKKAAEYAYNNFYKESKAPVVKKATKAVKK, encoded by the coding sequence ATGAAAAAGGTATTATTAGCAGCAGTTTTTTTAACAGGTTTTGGATTCTCCTTTGCACAGGAGTCAAAAACTAAAAGTACTGACCCAAAAGAAGATAAAAACCTAATGATGTGGTATCATAAAGATTTTGCCACTTCAAAAGTGTATGGCGTTAATACAGAAAATGCATATAAATATCTGGAATCAAAAGGATTAAAGCCTAAAACGGTAATCGTAGGAGTTTTGGATAGTGGAGTACAGGTAGATCACCCCGGATTGGTTAAAAATATGTGGACAAATCCTAATGAAGTACCTGGAAATGGTAAAGATGACGATGGAAACGGATATATCGATGATATTCACGGATGGAACTTCATAGGAGGGAAAAATGGTGATATTGATATCGATAATATGGAAGTAACCAGAGTTGTTGCCAAATATAAACCTCTGTTTGAAGGAGAAGATTCTGTGAAGAACAAAGACAATCAGGCTAAAATGCCGGAAGACTTTGCCATGTATATGAAAGCTAAAGATCTTTTCACAAAGAAAAGTATTGAATCTCAGCAAAACTTCAGAACATATTCTATGATCAATGAGCTGATCCCGAATATGGTAAAATTATTGGCAGGAAAACCGGTAACTGCAGAAAATATTGCGTCTATTAAAAAACCTACAGATCAAAGAGATGCTGTTGCTCTGGAAGTTTTAAGCCAGGTTTCTCAAAGCCCGGATTTTAAAGGAAAATCCTCTGCAGAATTTGAAGAAAAGATGAAAAAGGACATGAAGGAAGCCATCGATCATTATGCACCGGCTGCCAAGCAATATGACCTTTCCTATGACCCGAGAAAAGAAATTGTAGGAGATAACTACGATGACTATTCTGAAAAAAATTATGGAAACAACCACTACGAAGGACCAGATGCTGAGCACGGAACCCACGTAGCCGGAATTATTGCCGGGCTTCCGCAAGGGAAAGAAATACAACATGGTATTGCTTCCAAGGTTGCTAAAATTATGACGGTAAGAGCAGTACCTAATGGAGATGAAAGAGATAAAGACGTTGCCAATGCAATCAGATATGCCGTAGACAACGGAGCTAAAATCCTTAACATGAGTTTTGGGAAGCCGGTTTCTCCAGGTAAAAATGTAGTTTGGGATGCTTTTAAATATGCTGAAGATAAAGGAGTTCTTTTAGTAAAAGCAGCAGGTAATGAAAACGAAGATGTAGCAGAGCATTTGGCATATCCTACCAATTATAAAAATGTTAACGATGAAAAACCGTTTGTTAATAATGTTATCGTAGTAGGAGCCAGTACCAATGATAATAATGCCCTTAGAGCAAGCTTTTCCAATTTCAATAAAAAAATGGTGGATGTTTTTGCACCGGGAGAAAGAATTTACTCAACAGTTAAAGGAAGTAAGTATGAATATCTGGATGGAACATCCATGGCTTCTCCTGTAGTGGCCGGGGCAGCAGCTGTTCTGTTAGCTTATATGCCTAGTCTTAAGCCAGACCAGATTATTGAATCATTGAAAAAATCAAGCAATCCTAGTACAGCTAATGGATTTGCAGATTTTTCTGCAGCCGGAGGAGTAATAGATGTGAAAAAAGCCGCTGAATATGCTTATAATAACTTCTATAAAGAAAGTAAAGCTCCCGTTGTTAAAAAAGCAACTAAAGCTGTGAAAAAATAA
- a CDS encoding lipocalin family protein: MKKLLLAGMLGTSLFAVSCSSVNNAATSQNQRADFLKLKGDWQIVSIDYDKGYKIKPFDEGADAQCFVGSHWRLIPNNWTGAYTLNGGGSCPAITQPIKFEIKNGDTFMFKKVLAGTKAKQNVAGYTLSVINQTTDQFSLQQDVPFEGGSVKVVYNFERTGMK, translated from the coding sequence ATGAAAAAGTTACTACTTGCAGGGATGTTAGGAACATCACTTTTTGCAGTGTCTTGTTCCTCTGTGAATAACGCAGCTACATCTCAGAATCAAAGAGCAGATTTTCTTAAATTAAAAGGGGACTGGCAGATTGTGAGCATAGACTACGATAAAGGATATAAAATTAAGCCTTTTGATGAGGGGGCAGATGCGCAGTGTTTCGTTGGAAGCCACTGGAGATTAATTCCTAACAACTGGACAGGTGCTTACACTCTGAATGGAGGTGGAAGCTGCCCGGCAATTACACAGCCTATCAAGTTTGAAATTAAGAATGGTGATACATTTATGTTTAAAAAAGTTCTTGCAGGTACAAAAGCAAAACAAAACGTTGCAGGTTATACTTTATCGGTAATTAACCAAACCACAGATCAGTTTTCTCTTCAGCAAGACGTTCCGTTTGAAGGAGGAAGTGTAAAAGTAGTTTACAACTTCGAAAGAACCGGAATGAAATAA
- a CDS encoding OmpA family protein — protein sequence MKFTKTYVGALFLSSALLLTSCEAVQNSNHQQRGTAVGAASGAVLGGILGNNVGKGGNGAIGAVLGGIIGGVAGNVIGNKMDKQARDIKETLPGAQVERVGDGIKVTMNESIVNFAFDSSNLTSVAQGNLDKLAKVLADNPDTNINIYGHTDSVGKDAYNMALSQRRADAVKAYLVGKGIAGSRMFTKGEGKNMPVASNDTDEGRAKNRRVEFAITANEKMINDAKQGQ from the coding sequence ATGAAATTTACAAAAACATACGTAGGAGCTCTTTTCTTGTCATCAGCATTATTATTGACAAGTTGTGAAGCCGTTCAGAATTCAAATCACCAACAAAGAGGTACTGCTGTAGGAGCTGCTTCAGGAGCTGTACTGGGTGGTATCCTTGGAAACAACGTAGGAAAAGGAGGAAACGGTGCTATTGGTGCTGTATTAGGAGGTATTATCGGAGGTGTTGCTGGTAACGTTATCGGTAACAAAATGGATAAGCAGGCCAGGGATATTAAAGAAACTTTGCCAGGTGCTCAGGTAGAAAGAGTAGGAGACGGTATTAAAGTGACGATGAATGAAAGTATTGTAAACTTTGCTTTCGACTCATCTAACCTTACTTCTGTTGCTCAGGGTAACTTGGATAAATTAGCGAAGGTGTTGGCTGACAATCCTGATACTAATATCAATATCTATGGTCATACAGACAGCGTAGGTAAAGACGCATACAATATGGCCCTTTCTCAGAGAAGAGCTGATGCTGTGAAAGCTTACTTAGTAGGAAAAGGAATTGCAGGAAGCAGAATGTTCACTAAAGGTGAAGGTAAAAATATGCCGGTTGCAAGCAACGATACAGATGAAGGAAGAGCTAAAAACAGAAGAGTTGAATTCGCTATTACTGCAAATGAAAAAATGATTAACGATGCCAAGCAAGGGCAGTAA